A portion of the Musa acuminata AAA Group cultivar baxijiao chromosome BXJ1-1, Cavendish_Baxijiao_AAA, whole genome shotgun sequence genome contains these proteins:
- the LOC103995633 gene encoding DNA repair protein REV1-like has translation MAIKNRKLREQFDAGASSSGKGIFSEISIFVDGFTVPPSQELRVFMLRHGGRYENYFSRRSVTHIICSHLPDNKMRNFRAFSRGLPVVRPAWVVDSVAANKLLSWVPYQLNELENGTYKQQKLSSFFGPKRSSSPKIANAESHIAPLVRSASGLLLHKDEKMKQLLLDEEEKCSKFREQSMYVGDDKFFKVEYAELKFGKMKDEQNITGADPSSSCRNNRTLEESLDPLNFGHCNQQEENLGAHHCLEDYAKGAMESDIHQIQLSTISSPRRDDLHINTCADNHPDIVPQSLSQLDFSVLHELPEELKIGILETLPPHRAASFPGNGSGSTRKKFPCDIKDENSEKLDIFLWEGTPPSWVEKFQHSSCLLLNIIATQYSRSDMNGLLSLTLQSLSHILSTFTDLSAMESDELISSLFELFKQYIELKVKSDIEELYVCFRILRRFATDIKFLQQVYDLILPFLQASISENYGGILNLPIAKEKAFKFEDHFL, from the exons ATGGCGATCAAGAATCGAAAGCTTCGTGAACAGTTCGACGCCGGCGCCTCCTCCTCTGGGAAAGGAATATTTAGCGAGATTTCAATCTTCGTTGACGGATTCACGGTGCCTCCCAGTcag GAGCTCCGGGTTTTTATGCTGAGGCATGGTGGCCGGTACGAGAATTACTTCTCCAGGCGATCTGTGACTCATATCATTTGCAGCCATCTGCCCGACAACAAAATGAGGAACTTCAG GGCATTCAGCCGAGGGCTTCCAGTCGTCAGACCTGCCTGGGTGGTGGACTCCGTGGCTGCCAATAAGCTTTTGAGCT GGGTCCCCTATCAGTTGAATGAGCTTGAGAATGGGACATATAAAcaacaaaaattgtcttctttctTTGGCCCTAAGCGCTCTTCAAGTCCGAAGATCGCGAATGCTGAGAGCCACATAGCTCCCCTTGTAAGATCTGCAAGTGGATTATTGTTGCACAAGGATGAAAAGATGAAGCAATTGTTGTTAGATGAGGAAGAAAAATGTTCAAAATTTAGAGAACAATCTATGTATGTTGGCGATGATAAGTTTTTCAAGGTGGAATATGCAGAATTAAAATTTGGCAAAATGAAAGATGAGCAAAATATAACAGGGGCTGATCCTAGTAGTTCTTGTAGGAACAACAGAACGTTGGAGGAATCATTAGATCCACTAAACTTTGGACATTGCAACCAGCAAGAAGAGAATCTTGGAGCTCATCATTGTCTAGAAGATTATGCCAAG GGTGCTATGGAGAGTGACATTCACCAAATTCAGTTGTCTACAATCTCTAGTCCAAGGCGTGATGATTTGCACATTAATACATGTGCTGACAACCATCCGGATATAGTACCTCAGTCTTTAAGTCAATTAGATTTTTCAGTACTGCATGAGTTACCTGAAGAACTGAAGATTGGTATTCTTGAAACACTTCCTCCACACAGAGCAGCTAGTTTTCCTGGCAATGGTTCTGGCAGTACCAGGAAGAAATTTCCTTGTGACATAAAAGATGAGAATTCTGAAAAACTTGATATATTTTTGTGGGAAGGAACTCCTCCAAGTTGGGTTGAGAAGTTCCAACATAGCAGTTGCCTTTTGTTGAACATTATCGCAACTCAATATTCTAGATCTGATATGAATGGTCTTCTATCGCTGACTCTTCAGTCCTTAAGTCATATTTTGTCTACTTTTACTGATTTAAGTGCAATGGAATCAGATGAATTAATTTCCAGTTTGTTTGAGCTGTTTAAGCAATATATTGAACTGAAGGTCAAATCAGATATTGAGGAGCTGTATGTTTGTTTTCGGATATTAAGAAG GTTTGCAACAGATATTAAGTTTCTGCAGCAAGTGTATGACCTAATTCTTCCCTTTCTTCAG GCTTCTATTAGTGAGAACTATGGGGGAATTCTTAATCTTCCTATTGCCAAAGAAAAGGCCTTCAAATTTGAAGATCATTTTCTATAG
- the LOC135654373 gene encoding small ribosomal subunit protein bS21c-like translates to MAASTANLIQFPFAKTLPIPSLRPSPRFPPHLPTPSRRPLHLSSSRRLVAASAYGSGGQVDPAVAAVVDPALHNANVLFFGSGYNVQIVVDEGESEEALLRRFRREVSKAGVIQECKRRRFFENKQEEKKRKAREASRRNRRRRSGPRFSSSSSSGENDSAPKQSRDDLDDNWEMPEGDLPY, encoded by the exons ATGGCTGCGTCCACCGCTAACCTCATCCAATTCCCCTTCGCCAAAACCCTCCCCATTCCCTCCCTCCGCCCTTCTCCTCGATTCCCACCCCATCTCCCAACCCCTTCTCGCCGCCCCCTCCACCTCTCCTCCTCCCGCCGGCTCGTCGCTGCCTCCGCGTATGGTTCCGGCGGCCAGGTCGACCCGGCCGTGGCGGCCGTCGTTGACCCCGCCCTCCACAACGCGAACGTGCTCTTCTTCGGGTCCGGCTACAACGTCCAGATCGTGGTGGACGAGGGCGAGTCGGAGGAGGCCCTCTTGAGGCGGTTCCGCAGGGAGGTGTCGAAAGCCGGGGTCATCCAGGAGTGCAAGCGGAGGAGGTTCTTTGAGAACAagcaggaggagaagaagaggaaggcccGTGAGGCCAGCAGAAGGAACCGTAGGAG GCGATCAGGGCCCAGATTCTCATCTTCATCGTCATCAGGAGAAAATGATTCTGCTCCAAAGCAGTCCAGGGATGACTTAGATGACAACTGGGAGATGCCAGAGGGTGATCTTCCTTACTGA